From Serinicoccus profundi, the proteins below share one genomic window:
- a CDS encoding S-(hydroxymethyl)mycothiol dehydrogenase codes for MQQTVKGVIARRKGADVELVDIIVPDPGPGEAVVSVEACGVCHTDLHYREGGINDEFPFLLGHEAAGTVEAVGEGVTEVEPGDFVILNWRAVCGQCRACAKGQPWYCFATHNASQKMTLAEGDEMAGTELSPALGIGAFIEKTLVHAGQCTKVDREASAVAAGLLGCGVMAGFGAAVNTGGVTRGDSVAVIGCGGVGDAAIAGASIAGATTVIAVDVDDRKLETAKTFGATHTVNSKDNDPVEAIQQLTGGNGADVVVDAVGRPETYRQAFYARDLAGTVVLVGVPTPEMEITLPLLDVFGRGGSLKSSWYGDCLPSRDFPMLIDLYRQGRFDLDAFVTERIGLGDVEAAFDKMHGGEVLRSVVVIDEAAGGGTDSAEARSDADAEVRA; via the coding sequence ATGCAGCAGACCGTCAAGGGTGTCATCGCCCGCCGCAAGGGAGCCGACGTCGAGCTCGTCGACATCATCGTCCCGGACCCGGGGCCCGGCGAGGCCGTCGTCTCGGTCGAGGCGTGCGGCGTGTGCCACACCGACCTGCACTACCGCGAGGGTGGGATCAACGACGAGTTCCCGTTCCTGCTGGGGCACGAGGCAGCCGGGACCGTCGAGGCGGTGGGGGAGGGCGTCACCGAGGTCGAGCCCGGTGACTTCGTCATCCTCAACTGGCGTGCGGTCTGCGGTCAGTGCCGGGCCTGCGCGAAGGGACAGCCGTGGTACTGCTTCGCCACTCACAACGCGAGCCAGAAGATGACGCTCGCCGAGGGTGATGAGATGGCCGGCACCGAGCTCAGCCCGGCCCTGGGGATCGGCGCGTTCATCGAGAAGACGCTCGTCCACGCCGGGCAGTGCACGAAGGTCGACCGGGAGGCCTCCGCCGTCGCGGCCGGGCTCCTGGGCTGCGGTGTCATGGCCGGCTTCGGTGCGGCCGTCAACACCGGCGGGGTGACGCGGGGTGACTCGGTCGCCGTCATCGGGTGCGGCGGGGTCGGCGACGCCGCGATCGCTGGTGCCTCGATCGCCGGGGCCACCACGGTCATCGCCGTCGACGTCGATGACCGCAAGCTGGAGACGGCGAAGACGTTCGGCGCGACGCATACCGTCAACAGCAAGGACAACGACCCGGTCGAGGCGATCCAGCAGCTCACCGGCGGCAACGGCGCCGACGTCGTCGTGGACGCGGTGGGACGGCCGGAGACCTACCGGCAGGCGTTCTACGCCCGCGACCTGGCCGGCACCGTCGTGCTCGTCGGCGTTCCGACCCCGGAGATGGAGATCACCCTCCCCCTGCTCGACGTCTTCGGCCGGGGCGGGTCGCTGAAGTCGAGCTGGTACGGCGACTGCCTGCCGAGCCGGGACTTCCCCATGCTCATCGACCTCTACCGCCAGGGACGCTTCGACCTCGACGCCTTCGTCACCGAGCGGATCGGACTCGGCGACGTCGAGGCGGCGTTCGACAAGATGCACGGTGGTGAGGTGTTGCGCTCGGTCGTCGTCATCGACGAGGCCGCGGGAGGTGGCACGGACTCTGCGGAAGCCCGGTCGGACGCCGACGCGGAGGTGCGCGCATGA